The following DNA comes from Arcobacter cloacae.
CATTTCCATTTGAAAACTTTGCCATTTTCAAAGCACACCACTCAAAAAAACCAATTTCATCTAAAACCATAGATAAAATTATAATTCCAATAAATGCTAAAGTTGCGTCCCAAACTATATTACTCACAACTAAAACATCATTTAAACTAACAACTCCAATAAGTAAAGCAATAATTGCTCCAATTACAGCAGTTGTTCCTATTTGTAAACCCTTTGGTTGCCAAATGACAAAAATAAGAGTTATCAGAAAAATTAAACTAGCAACTAACATTTTACCCCTTTATTATATAAGCATATCAAGATTTATTGATGTATCAAAAATCAAAAAAAATCAACTCTCACAAGATTTTTTTAACTGAGGTAAATCCATATCAAGTGTCATAATCTCTTTTATAGCACTTAATCTAAATTCATCCAAAGGTGTTCTAATACTATAATAAGCCCATCTTCCAGTTCTTTCAACTTTTAAAAATCCGGCTTCTTTTAGAATTTTTAGATGTCTTGAAAGTCTTGATTGAATCATATCAAAAGAATTTTCCAAATCACAAACACAACATTTTCCATAAATATTCAAAAATTTAATTATTTTAACTCTTGTTTCATCATTTAATGCACTTACTGTTTTTAGAAAAATATCCATCTTTTACCTCAATCTCTTTTGATTTGAAAATTGTAGCATAATTATAATTAATATATCAAGATATATTGATGTATTAATTCATTTTCTTTCATCTAATTTATAGAAAGAATTAAGTACTATATAAAAAATTAAATAAAAGTATAAAAGGATTATTTATTTTGAAAAAGAGAAATCACATAAAAAAAATATCAGATTATGCAATGGTTGGAGGACTTGGTGCTCTTTTAGTTGTAGGACTTACAGGTTGTGGTGATAGTTCAAGCAACAATCAAAGTCAAAATCAAGGGCAAAGTGATGCTTTTACAAATGCAAGTCAAAAACAAGATGCATTTGTAGTTATTGAAGAATCAGTAGATGGTAAATACTCAATAGCAGATGAATTTCCTGCTTCAAAAACAACTATAGTTTTAAGAAAACCAGATGGTAGTGAAAGAATTTTAACTCAAGAAGAGATAGATAAACTAGTAAAAGAAGAAGAAGCTAAAATTGATGCTGGAACTTCGCCTCTTACAAATCCAGAGATGTCAAGTGGTGGAATGGGACTG
Coding sequences within:
- a CDS encoding ArsR/SmtB family transcription factor encodes the protein MDIFLKTVSALNDETRVKIIKFLNIYGKCCVCDLENSFDMIQSRLSRHLKILKEAGFLKVERTGRWAYYSIRTPLDEFRLSAIKEIMTLDMDLPQLKKSCES
- a CDS encoding UPF0323 family lipoprotein, whose translation is MKKRNHIKKISDYAMVGGLGALLVVGLTGCGDSSSNNQSQNQGQSDAFTNASQKQDAFVVIEESVDGKYSIADEFPASKTTIVLRKPDGSERILTQEEIDKLVKEEEAKIDAGTSPLTNPEMSSGGMGLGGVLLSSIAGAMIGSWLGNKLFNNQNFQNQRQAQYKSPQTYSKSQSSFNKAPATTGTNNSTKKSGFMGNNNNNSTSKSTSSSSFGS